The Vibrio pomeroyi genome window below encodes:
- a CDS encoding peptidylprolyl isomerase: protein MGRILSSIALMLVSVSVWAGPKVNVETTLGDFTIELNQEQAPVSAENFLKYVADGSYEGTIFHRVIPGFMAQGGGFDQDMNQQATYAPIKNEGSNGLKNDTATIAMARTNAPDSATRQFFINFSDNDFLNAKGGNPGYAVFGKVTEGFDVVQKMATIPTKRMGRMSDIPVDPIVITKVTLLK, encoded by the coding sequence ATGGGTCGCATTTTATCTTCTATTGCTCTAATGCTGGTGAGCGTGAGCGTTTGGGCTGGTCCTAAAGTGAACGTAGAAACAACATTAGGCGACTTCACTATCGAGCTTAACCAAGAGCAAGCACCGGTGAGTGCTGAGAACTTTCTAAAGTACGTTGCTGACGGCAGCTACGAAGGTACTATCTTCCACCGTGTTATTCCTGGTTTCATGGCGCAAGGTGGCGGCTTCGATCAAGACATGAATCAACAAGCAACTTATGCTCCTATCAAGAATGAAGGCAGCAATGGCTTGAAGAACGATACAGCCACAATCGCTATGGCTCGTACTAATGCGCCAGATTCTGCGACTCGCCAGTTCTTCATTAACTTCTCTGATAATGATTTCTTGAACGCAAAAGGCGGTAACCCAGGTTACGCAGTATTCGGCAAAGTAACTGAAGGTTTTGATGTTGTTCAAAAGATGGCAACGATTCCAACCAAGCGAATGGGCCGTATGTCAGACATCCCAGTCGACCCAATCGTCATCACTAAAGTGACCCTTCTTAAGTAA